A single Nitrosospira multiformis ATCC 25196 DNA region contains:
- the uca gene encoding urea carboxylase: MFEKVLIANRGAIACRIIRTLRRMGVKSVAIYTEADALSRHVIEADEAYCIGSGVAAESYLRAEKILEVASHAGANAIHPGYGFLSEKAEFAEQCADHGISFIGPTPHQMRAFGLKHTARKLALQNRVPLLPGTGLLEDLDEALRQAAHIGYPVMLKSTAGGGGIGIRLCWNKEELSANYELVKYLAQNNFKDAGLFLEKYVEKARHIEVQIFGDGKGGVIALGERDCSMQRRNQKVIEETPAPDLPPRVRQALLNAAVRLGKSVNYQSAGTVEYIFDASAAEFYFLEVNTRLQVEHGVTEEVTGIDLVEWMVRQAAGDLPPLDSFDIQPQGASLQVRVYAENAVKDFQPSCGILTAAEFPPPSAARVETWVERGVEVSPFYDPMLAKIIVHAPDREQAIARLLQALDVTALHGVETNVGYLRQTLRSDAFRSAQHTTSFLNTFRYAAHTIDVLSPGVQTTVQDYPGRTGYWSIGVPPSGPMDGLAFRLANRLVDNSEDKAGLEITLSGPTLHFNCDSVIAVCGAPMEVRLDGEPLAYWRAHRVKAGSLLQFGKLVNHGCRAYLAVQGGIRVPDYLGSKSTFTLGHFGGHAGRTLLTGDVLHIFEARKDGNGGFEQELPDELVPPYTDSWKIGVLYGPHGAPDFFTEQDIETFFATDWEVHYNSNRTGVRLIGPKPHWARSDGGEAGLHPSNIHDNAYAVGTVDFTGDMPVILGPDGPSLGGFVCPVTIIQAEFWKMGQLKPGDRVRFHRMSMEQALGLELQQDARIKDLRVPQNVSSEGEQDATDASMPVLHFIPQSDGHVQVVYRQAGDKNLLVEYGPLELDLNLRFRAHALMDWVQKTCNDGELKGILDLTPGIRSLQVHFDSRVLPRDKLLEMLVSAEKKLPDIDDMEVPARVVHLPLSWDDGATRLAIEKYMQSVRSDAPWCPSNIEFIRRINGLDSIEEVQHILFSANYLVMGLGDVYLGAPVATPVDPRHRLVTTKYNPARTWTPENAVGIGGAYLCIYGMEGPGGYQFVGRTVQMWNRYLQTADFKEGKPWLLRFFDQIRFYPVSESELLKLRKDFITGHFKLKIEETTFSLKQYNAFLKENAGSISAFKAKQQAAFEAERERWKAQGKAEYVSEVTLEEADAQSELDLPADSQIVSAHVTGTVWKLLVKEGQRVETGDPVVVVESMKMEFSVETPVSGRVRQLFCKEGSHISAGQMLLIVQEE, translated from the coding sequence ATGTTTGAAAAAGTATTGATAGCCAATCGCGGCGCCATTGCTTGTCGGATTATCCGCACTCTACGGCGTATGGGGGTAAAGAGCGTTGCCATCTATACCGAAGCAGATGCGTTATCCCGGCATGTGATCGAAGCCGATGAAGCCTACTGCATAGGCAGTGGAGTCGCCGCGGAAAGCTATCTGCGCGCCGAAAAGATCCTGGAGGTTGCGAGCCATGCGGGGGCAAATGCAATTCATCCAGGATATGGCTTCCTCAGTGAGAAAGCTGAATTTGCCGAGCAATGCGCTGACCATGGTATTTCCTTCATTGGCCCCACTCCCCATCAGATGCGCGCGTTCGGCTTGAAGCACACGGCGCGCAAACTGGCGCTGCAGAACCGGGTACCGCTGCTGCCGGGCACAGGCTTGCTCGAAGACCTGGATGAGGCCTTGCGCCAGGCAGCTCATATCGGTTACCCGGTCATGCTGAAAAGCACGGCGGGAGGGGGCGGCATAGGCATACGTTTGTGCTGGAACAAGGAAGAGTTGAGTGCAAACTACGAATTGGTGAAATACCTCGCGCAGAACAATTTCAAGGACGCCGGCCTGTTTCTCGAAAAATATGTGGAGAAGGCGCGCCATATCGAGGTGCAGATATTCGGTGACGGCAAGGGTGGGGTGATCGCACTGGGGGAGCGCGACTGCTCGATGCAGCGGCGTAACCAAAAGGTGATCGAAGAAACCCCGGCCCCCGATCTGCCGCCACGCGTGCGCCAGGCGTTGCTGAATGCCGCGGTACGTTTGGGCAAGTCAGTCAATTACCAGTCTGCGGGTACGGTGGAGTATATTTTCGATGCCTCCGCTGCAGAATTTTATTTCCTGGAAGTGAATACGCGGCTGCAGGTCGAGCACGGGGTAACTGAGGAAGTGACCGGTATCGACTTGGTGGAATGGATGGTTCGGCAAGCCGCCGGAGACTTGCCCCCTCTCGATTCATTCGATATCCAGCCGCAGGGGGCCTCCCTCCAGGTACGCGTGTACGCCGAGAACGCGGTCAAAGATTTTCAACCTTCCTGCGGTATTCTCACCGCCGCAGAGTTTCCGCCTCCGTCCGCGGCACGCGTGGAAACCTGGGTGGAACGCGGCGTCGAGGTCTCGCCATTTTATGATCCTATGCTGGCAAAAATCATCGTGCATGCGCCGGACCGGGAGCAGGCCATTGCGCGGCTGCTGCAAGCCCTGGACGTGACGGCATTGCACGGAGTGGAAACCAACGTCGGTTATCTCAGGCAGACTCTACGCAGCGATGCGTTTCGAAGCGCCCAACACACGACCAGCTTTCTGAACACTTTTCGTTATGCCGCCCATACGATCGATGTTCTCAGTCCGGGTGTACAGACTACGGTGCAGGATTATCCCGGGCGGACAGGATACTGGAGTATCGGCGTGCCGCCATCGGGACCGATGGATGGTCTGGCGTTCCGCCTGGCCAATCGTCTCGTCGATAACAGCGAGGATAAGGCGGGGTTGGAGATTACGCTTTCCGGTCCGACGCTGCACTTCAACTGTGACAGCGTTATTGCGGTGTGCGGTGCGCCGATGGAGGTGCGCCTGGATGGTGAGCCGCTTGCCTATTGGCGAGCGCATCGCGTCAAGGCCGGTTCGTTGTTGCAGTTCGGCAAACTCGTAAATCATGGGTGCCGCGCTTATCTGGCGGTGCAAGGAGGAATTCGGGTTCCCGATTATCTGGGCAGCAAATCCACATTCACCCTCGGGCACTTCGGGGGGCATGCAGGCCGCACGCTCCTCACCGGCGACGTGCTGCATATCTTTGAAGCCAGAAAAGACGGTAATGGCGGATTTGAGCAGGAACTGCCGGATGAATTGGTACCGCCCTACACCGACAGCTGGAAAATAGGGGTGTTGTACGGGCCGCACGGGGCGCCGGATTTTTTCACGGAGCAGGATATCGAAACCTTCTTCGCCACGGATTGGGAAGTGCATTACAACTCCAATCGCACCGGCGTGCGGCTGATCGGCCCCAAGCCCCATTGGGCGCGCAGTGACGGCGGCGAAGCAGGACTGCATCCCTCCAATATCCACGACAACGCCTATGCCGTAGGTACCGTGGATTTTACGGGAGATATGCCTGTGATACTTGGTCCCGATGGCCCCAGCCTTGGCGGCTTCGTGTGCCCGGTTACCATCATCCAGGCTGAATTTTGGAAGATGGGACAGCTCAAGCCGGGTGATCGCGTGCGCTTCCACAGGATGTCGATGGAGCAGGCGCTGGGGCTGGAGTTGCAGCAGGATGCAAGGATAAAAGACCTCCGGGTCCCGCAAAACGTTTCATCCGAGGGGGAGCAGGACGCAACCGACGCATCCATGCCTGTGCTCCACTTCATCCCGCAAAGCGACGGCCATGTACAGGTGGTATATCGCCAGGCAGGCGATAAAAATCTGCTGGTCGAGTATGGTCCCCTCGAGCTCGATCTCAATTTGCGCTTCCGTGCGCACGCCCTGATGGATTGGGTGCAGAAAACGTGCAATGACGGAGAACTGAAAGGCATTCTGGATCTGACACCCGGCATCCGTTCGCTGCAAGTGCATTTCGATTCCCGCGTACTCCCACGCGATAAGCTGCTGGAAATGCTGGTCAGCGCGGAAAAGAAATTACCCGATATCGATGATATGGAGGTCCCGGCACGCGTCGTCCATCTTCCACTGTCATGGGACGATGGTGCCACCCGCCTGGCGATAGAAAAGTACATGCAGTCGGTGCGCAGCGATGCACCCTGGTGCCCCAGCAATATCGAGTTCATCCGCCGGATCAACGGCCTCGACAGCATCGAGGAAGTGCAGCACATCCTGTTTTCTGCGAATTATCTTGTCATGGGACTGGGTGACGTCTATCTCGGTGCGCCGGTTGCCACGCCCGTGGATCCGCGTCATCGGCTGGTGACCACGAAGTATAATCCTGCGCGTACCTGGACGCCCGAGAATGCGGTTGGCATAGGGGGGGCCTATTTGTGCATATACGGGATGGAAGGTCCCGGAGGTTACCAGTTTGTGGGCCGCACGGTGCAGATGTGGAACCGGTACCTCCAGACAGCCGACTTCAAGGAAGGAAAACCCTGGCTGCTGCGTTTCTTTGACCAGATTCGTTTCTATCCGGTTAGCGAAAGCGAACTGCTCAAGTTGCGCAAGGATTTCATTACCGGACACTTCAAGCTGAAGATCGAGGAGACAACATTCAGTTTGAAACAGTACAACGCTTTCCTGAAAGAAAATGCGGGATCCATCAGCGCTTTCAAAGCAAAGCAGCAGGCTGCGTTTGAAGCCGAGCGTGAACGCTGGAAGGCCCAAGGCAAGGCTGAGTACGTGAGCGAGGTTACACTCGAGGAAGCAGATGCGCAGAGCGAACTGGATTTGCCCGCTGATTCCCAGATTGTCAGTGCGCATGTAACCGGCACGGTATGGAAACTGCTCGTCAAGGAAGGGCAGCGTGTCGAAACGGGAGATCCAGTGGTAGTGGTGGAGTCCATGAAAATGGAATTCTCTGTGGAGACACCGGTCAGCGGTAGGGTACGACAGCTATTCTGCAAGGAGGGGAGCCATATATCCGCCGGGCAGATGTTGCTTATCGTTCAGGAGGAATGA
- the atzF gene encoding allophanate hydrolase, which produces MNKLDLLGDIPSLLQRYVTGELTPTGMVEAVHALIHDDPDNVWIHKLPLESLRQYARKVEERGLAALPLYGVPFAIKDNIDLAGVPTTAACPAFAYTPPRSATVVQRLIDAGAIPIGKTNLDQFATGLNGTRSPYGVCRNAFNPEYISGGSSSGSAVAVAKGWACFSLGTDTAGSGRVPAAFNNLIGHKPTRGWLSTRGVVPACRSLDCVSIFAFTAADAERVLEAAASYDEEDIYSRQRGSSDDPALQNLRQRFRSGIPPRQQLQFFGNLESARLFEEAVTQLQALGGEVIEIDFSPFLEAAHLLYGGPWVAERYAAIQQFFDLHSDEVISPVQEIIAGAHRFSAADAYNGLYRLRTLKRQADRIWSEVDCLLTPTAGTIYRIEEMLADPIRLNTNLGYYTNYINLLDYSAVAVPAGFQKDGLPFGVTLVAPAHQDGSLLHLAARLQQVYALPLGATDTPLEKEVLTEKGSFQRPPPPEQPALVRVAVCGAHLSGLPLNPQLTSRNGRLVASTTTSPDYKFYALPGIPPLRPGLVRVDKNERGAAIEVEVWELPASEFGSFVAGIPAPLGIGTITLAGGESVQGFLCEGYAVGDARDISQFGGWRRYMQSTADPIASEEVVREVDPG; this is translated from the coding sequence ATGAACAAGCTCGATCTCCTGGGCGATATCCCGTCCCTGCTGCAACGTTATGTCACTGGGGAACTGACTCCTACCGGGATGGTAGAGGCGGTGCATGCGCTGATCCATGACGATCCCGACAACGTGTGGATACACAAGCTGCCGCTGGAATCTCTGCGGCAATATGCCCGGAAAGTGGAAGAAAGAGGCCTGGCTGCACTGCCTTTATATGGTGTTCCCTTCGCTATCAAGGATAATATCGATCTCGCGGGCGTTCCAACTACTGCGGCTTGCCCGGCGTTTGCCTACACACCGCCACGCAGCGCAACGGTGGTGCAGAGGCTGATCGACGCAGGCGCGATTCCCATCGGCAAGACCAATCTCGATCAGTTTGCCACCGGGTTGAATGGTACCCGCTCTCCCTATGGCGTCTGCCGCAACGCCTTCAATCCCGAATACATCTCCGGCGGATCAAGCTCGGGTTCAGCAGTGGCTGTAGCGAAAGGCTGGGCATGTTTCAGCCTGGGAACCGATACCGCAGGCTCCGGCAGAGTACCCGCTGCCTTCAATAACCTTATCGGGCATAAACCCACCCGGGGTTGGCTTTCCACGCGCGGTGTCGTCCCCGCCTGCCGCTCGCTGGATTGCGTGTCCATCTTCGCCTTTACTGCTGCTGATGCGGAGCGAGTCCTCGAAGCAGCCGCAAGCTATGATGAGGAAGACATCTATTCCCGCCAGAGAGGGAGCAGCGATGATCCTGCCTTGCAAAACCTTAGACAGCGTTTCCGTTCTGGCATACCGCCCCGGCAGCAATTGCAATTCTTTGGCAACTTGGAGAGTGCCAGGTTATTCGAGGAAGCAGTAACGCAACTGCAAGCATTGGGCGGTGAGGTCATCGAGATCGATTTTTCGCCCTTTCTGGAAGCAGCGCACCTGCTTTATGGGGGGCCATGGGTAGCCGAGCGTTATGCCGCCATTCAGCAATTTTTTGATCTGCATAGCGATGAGGTAATTTCGCCGGTACAAGAGATCATTGCGGGCGCACACCGATTCTCGGCTGCAGATGCCTACAACGGCTTGTATCGCTTGCGTACGCTGAAACGTCAGGCTGACCGTATCTGGTCCGAAGTGGATTGCCTGTTGACGCCTACCGCTGGGACCATTTACCGCATAGAGGAAATGCTGGCAGACCCGATTCGGCTGAACACGAATCTGGGTTACTACACCAATTACATAAATCTGCTCGACTATTCAGCAGTGGCAGTGCCCGCCGGATTTCAGAAGGATGGATTGCCGTTTGGCGTAACCCTGGTGGCTCCAGCTCATCAGGACGGCTCGCTGTTGCATCTTGCCGCACGTCTGCAACAGGTGTACGCGCTACCGCTGGGGGCTACCGATACTCCACTGGAAAAAGAAGTTTTGACAGAAAAGGGATCTTTTCAACGACCGCCACCGCCGGAGCAACCAGCCCTCGTGCGTGTGGCGGTCTGCGGCGCGCATTTGTCCGGTCTGCCATTGAATCCTCAACTGACCAGCCGCAACGGACGCCTGGTAGCAAGTACCACAACCTCCCCCGACTACAAATTCTACGCGCTTCCCGGAATACCGCCGCTGCGTCCCGGATTGGTGCGCGTGGATAAGAACGAGCGAGGAGCCGCGATTGAAGTCGAGGTGTGGGAACTGCCAGCAAGCGAATTCGGCAGCTTTGTGGCGGGCATACCTGCTCCGCTGGGAATCGGCACCATTACGCTCGCGGGGGGCGAATCCGTGCAGGGTTTCTTGTGCGAGGGCTACGCGGTAGGGGATGCAAGGGATATCAGTCAATTCGGAGGATGGCGCCGCTATATGCAATCAACGGCTGATCCCATTGCAAGCGAAGAGGTGGTGCGCGAGGTGGATCCGGGATAA
- a CDS encoding glutathione S-transferase family protein — translation MLILYQFERTWGNPNLSHFCCKTETYLRMAGIEYAIKTTLPLFAPKGKLPYIKDGNIKLADSRFIIRHLKNRYKDLDEGLNPAEIALSLAMQRLIEEHLFWATMYTRWQYTDVNWQVNKKAIFDVLPPAIRDVAAVIYRYRIRRQIYGHGMGRHKPEEIFELGMQDIDALSACLGDKKYFLGDQPTTLDASAFGFLINTIACPIESPLKEYGLSKENLGDYIDRIKMQYYPDLQ, via the coding sequence ATGTTGATACTGTACCAGTTTGAGCGCACCTGGGGTAATCCGAATTTAAGTCATTTCTGTTGCAAAACAGAGACGTATTTGCGTATGGCAGGGATTGAATATGCAATCAAAACGACGCTTCCACTATTTGCGCCAAAGGGTAAATTGCCGTATATAAAAGATGGAAACATCAAATTGGCGGATTCCCGCTTCATCATCCGGCATCTCAAAAACAGGTATAAAGACCTTGACGAAGGATTGAATCCCGCAGAGATTGCACTGTCCCTCGCAATGCAGCGCCTGATCGAAGAACATCTTTTCTGGGCAACCATGTATACCCGCTGGCAGTATACGGATGTGAACTGGCAGGTCAACAAGAAAGCCATCTTTGACGTCTTGCCCCCAGCAATCCGGGATGTCGCAGCAGTTATCTACCGCTACAGGATTCGGCGTCAAATTTATGGGCACGGCATGGGGCGCCATAAACCCGAAGAGATTTTTGAACTCGGGATGCAGGATATAGACGCGCTCTCTGCATGCCTTGGCGACAAAAAATATTTTCTCGGGGATCAACCCACCACGCTGGACGCCAGCGCCTTCGGCTTCCTGATCAATACCATCGCTTGCCCCATCGAGTCCCCGCTCAAGGAATATGGCTTATCGAAGGAAAATCTCGGAGACTATATTGACCGCATCAAGATGCAATATTATCCAGACTTGCAGTAG
- a CDS encoding winged helix-turn-helix transcriptional regulator: protein MTGGAEAGDGIIFKRSSCPITNGLNIFGDKWTLLVIRDLVLGKRRYADFISSPENIASNILADRLKRLETAGLVCRRVYQQKPVRYEYVLTEKGNDLKPVLEAISRWGKKHCPGTDVFRPVDPPALPVSKTGSTNSDFND from the coding sequence GTGACAGGGGGTGCGGAAGCCGGTGATGGCATAATATTCAAGCGCTCCTCATGTCCCATTACCAATGGATTGAATATTTTTGGCGACAAATGGACGCTTCTGGTCATTCGCGACCTGGTGCTCGGTAAACGCCGTTATGCCGATTTTATCTCTTCGCCGGAAAATATCGCCTCGAACATCCTTGCCGATCGCTTGAAGAGACTGGAGACGGCGGGCCTCGTCTGCCGGCGGGTATATCAACAGAAACCCGTTCGCTACGAATACGTTCTCACAGAGAAGGGCAATGATCTCAAGCCCGTTCTGGAAGCAATAAGCAGATGGGGCAAGAAGCACTGTCCTGGCACCGATGTGTTTCGCCCTGTCGATCCACCCGCATTACCAGTTTCAAAAACAGGAAGTACAAATAGCGATTTTAATGATTGA
- a CDS encoding ABC transporter permease, which produces MNILKLSLRMLARDWRAGELRVLVFALLIAVGGMTTVGFFADRVQVALSRQGNQLLGADLIIFSDHPLAPHYAEEAKRRNLSISTAIKFPSMTAKGEESLLTEIKAVTEGYPLRGELRISEDFSNGTPPAERVAHMANRIPSPGTAWVDEKLMIGFSLKRGDRIEVGSSRFAVDALITQEPDYSIGFLNLRPRVLINEADLAATGLIQQGSRIGYRLLVSGESGDVEEFRKWAEQRLMLGEKIEGIRDARPEIRSALERAEKFLSLTALASVVLAAAAAALAVRRFTQRHLDGCAVMRCLGASQSTILRLYLYHFLTLGFVASSLGCLLGFVAQQVLTYWLSGLVEAELPWPTVWPGVHGVLTGTVLLLGFALPPLLGLRSVPALRVMRRDIGMPPQGLAGYGLGLSVLALLFLWKAGDMRLGASVIGGFIVAIAVFGVIGFLLMRMLTHIRNQAGGAWRYGLASIRRRAVASVLQAVALGLGLMALLALTLIRDDLLRNWQTSLPPDAPNHFLVNIQEDQLEPLAAFFKEHGMQLPKVFPMVRGRLTEINGKAITSEDYADIRAKRLVEREFNLSWASEMQSDNQIVKGRWWKPEDRGEEEISIEEDIAKTIGIHVGDTLTYDIAGSVFSAKVTSLRKVNWDSFRVNFFVVTPPGVLEQYPASYVTSFYLPSTHVELTNQLVKEFPNLLVLDVAAILAQVQRMIEQVTRAVEFVFLFTLLAGVAVLYAAIVSTQDERIQEAAIFRTLGARRRQLARAWAAEFAILGGFAGFFAAAGASALGYVVAEYALNLTYTFNSWIWLIGIGAGAAGVTLAGLLGTRAALSTPPLMTLRRI; this is translated from the coding sequence ATGAATATTCTAAAACTGTCTCTTCGCATGCTTGCGCGCGACTGGCGCGCGGGCGAGTTGCGCGTGCTGGTATTTGCGCTGCTCATTGCAGTGGGTGGGATGACCACTGTCGGTTTTTTTGCAGATCGCGTGCAGGTGGCGCTTTCGCGCCAGGGAAACCAGTTGCTGGGAGCGGATCTGATCATTTTTTCGGATCATCCTTTGGCTCCGCATTACGCCGAGGAGGCAAAACGCCGGAATCTGTCGATTTCCACTGCCATCAAGTTCCCGAGCATGACTGCGAAAGGGGAGGAAAGCCTGCTGACGGAAATCAAGGCCGTGACGGAAGGTTATCCACTGCGTGGCGAATTGCGCATCAGCGAGGATTTCAGCAACGGGACCCCGCCTGCCGAGCGTGTGGCCCATATGGCCAACAGGATTCCGTCCCCGGGCACGGCGTGGGTGGACGAAAAGCTCATGATCGGCTTTTCTCTCAAACGGGGAGACAGGATCGAGGTGGGCTCATCCCGGTTTGCTGTGGACGCGCTGATAACGCAGGAACCGGATTATTCGATCGGTTTTCTCAACCTGAGGCCGCGCGTGCTGATCAACGAGGCGGATCTGGCGGCGACCGGGCTGATCCAGCAGGGCAGCCGTATTGGTTACCGCCTGCTTGTCTCCGGCGAGTCGGGCGACGTGGAGGAGTTCCGCAAGTGGGCCGAGCAACGCCTGATGCTGGGAGAGAAAATCGAGGGTATCCGTGACGCGCGGCCCGAAATCAGGTCGGCGCTGGAGCGGGCGGAAAAATTCCTGAGCCTGACCGCGCTGGCGAGCGTGGTGCTGGCGGCCGCCGCTGCGGCCCTGGCGGTGCGCCGCTTCACTCAGCGCCACCTGGATGGCTGTGCAGTGATGCGCTGCCTCGGCGCAAGCCAGAGCACCATTCTGCGTCTCTATCTGTATCATTTTCTCACCCTGGGTTTCGTTGCCAGCAGCCTGGGCTGTCTTCTCGGTTTTGTCGCCCAGCAGGTTCTTACCTATTGGCTTTCGGGATTGGTTGAAGCCGAACTACCCTGGCCCACCGTATGGCCGGGCGTGCACGGAGTGCTGACTGGAACAGTATTGTTGCTTGGCTTTGCGCTTCCTCCGCTGCTCGGTCTGCGCAGCGTTCCGGCGCTGCGCGTCATGCGCCGGGACATCGGAATGCCGCCGCAGGGACTCGCCGGCTATGGCCTGGGACTGAGCGTACTGGCGCTGCTGTTCCTGTGGAAAGCGGGCGATATGCGGCTCGGCGCCTCCGTCATCGGCGGTTTCATCGTGGCAATAGCAGTTTTTGGCGTAATCGGATTCCTGCTGATGAGAATGCTGACCCACATCCGCAACCAGGCGGGGGGTGCGTGGCGCTACGGGCTGGCAAGTATCCGCCGCCGTGCCGTCGCGAGTGTGCTGCAGGCTGTGGCCCTCGGATTGGGATTGATGGCGCTATTGGCGCTGACACTGATCCGGGACGATCTGCTGAGAAACTGGCAGACCAGCCTGCCTCCCGATGCTCCCAACCATTTTCTGGTAAATATCCAGGAGGACCAGCTGGAGCCGTTGGCGGCGTTTTTCAAAGAGCACGGGATGCAACTGCCGAAGGTTTTTCCCATGGTTCGAGGCCGCCTCACCGAAATCAATGGTAAGGCGATCACTTCCGAGGATTATGCCGATATTCGCGCCAAGCGGCTGGTGGAGCGGGAATTCAACCTGTCATGGGCGAGCGAGATGCAAAGCGACAACCAGATCGTAAAAGGTCGCTGGTGGAAACCTGAGGATCGGGGAGAAGAGGAAATCTCGATCGAAGAGGATATTGCCAAGACCATCGGGATCCATGTGGGCGACACACTGACTTATGACATAGCGGGCAGCGTGTTTTCCGCCAAGGTTACAAGCTTGCGGAAAGTGAACTGGGATTCATTCCGGGTAAATTTTTTCGTCGTGACGCCGCCCGGCGTGCTGGAGCAATATCCGGCAAGCTATGTGACGAGTTTTTATCTTCCATCCACGCATGTGGAACTGACGAACCAGCTGGTCAAGGAGTTTCCCAACCTGCTCGTGCTGGATGTAGCTGCCATCCTCGCCCAGGTTCAAAGAATGATCGAACAGGTGACGAGGGCCGTCGAATTCGTGTTCCTGTTTACCCTGCTGGCAGGGGTGGCGGTACTCTATGCTGCCATCGTCTCCACTCAGGATGAACGTATTCAGGAGGCGGCCATATTCCGCACGCTGGGCGCAAGGCGCAGGCAGCTGGCGCGCGCCTGGGCAGCTGAATTTGCCATATTAGGAGGCTTTGCCGGGTTTTTCGCGGCGGCGGGAGCAAGCGCACTCGGTTATGTCGTTGCGGAATATGCGCTGAATCTCACTTATACCTTCAATTCGTGGATTTGGCTCATCGGTATAGGCGCGGGAGCCGCGGGCGTGACTCTGGCGGGATTGCTCGGTACGCGCGCCGCGCTCTCAACCCCCCCGCTCATGACCCTGCGCAGGATCTGA
- the dinB gene encoding DNA polymerase IV gives MARCVAHLDMDAFYASVELKRYPQLRGLPVIIGGSAEQQPELFNGEPRFAKLKGYAGRGVVTTATYEARAFGVSSGMGLMKAAQLAPEAILLPADFSAYRRYSNLFKTAVALVAPRIEDRGIDEIYIDLSDSAEDIVTLARRIKQAVRESTGLSCSIGVAPNKLLAKICSDLEKPDGLTLLSMADVPARIWPLPVRKINGIGPKANQKLAASGIFTIGDLAQVDIAFLQARFGRSNGCWLYEASRGIDERSVVTHAEPRSISRETTFERDLHARRDRPILSEIFTGLCAGVAEDLQRKGYAARTIGIKLRYEDFRTVTRDITLPVPTANAAVIRKAAQECLRRVSLEQKIRLLGVRASGLCSETLAQSADMSQQRELPLAVPDIR, from the coding sequence ATGGCCCGCTGCGTTGCCCATCTCGATATGGATGCTTTTTACGCTTCGGTCGAGTTGAAACGATACCCGCAATTGCGCGGATTACCGGTGATAATCGGCGGAAGCGCGGAGCAGCAGCCAGAACTTTTCAATGGTGAGCCGCGTTTTGCAAAACTGAAAGGTTATGCGGGACGGGGTGTGGTAACCACCGCTACTTACGAGGCTCGCGCTTTCGGCGTTTCCTCCGGCATGGGCTTGATGAAAGCGGCGCAGTTGGCCCCGGAGGCTATCCTGCTGCCCGCCGACTTCAGCGCATACCGCCGTTATTCGAATCTGTTCAAAACGGCCGTTGCTTTGGTCGCGCCTCGTATAGAGGATCGCGGTATCGATGAGATTTACATCGATCTCAGTGACTCGGCCGAAGATATCGTGACTCTTGCCCGGCGCATCAAGCAGGCTGTGCGGGAAAGCACCGGGTTGTCCTGTTCTATCGGCGTGGCGCCAAACAAGCTTCTGGCAAAAATCTGCTCAGACCTTGAAAAGCCGGATGGTCTCACTCTCCTGAGCATGGCCGATGTTCCAGCCAGAATCTGGCCTCTTCCCGTCCGTAAAATTAATGGCATCGGTCCGAAGGCAAACCAGAAACTGGCAGCGTCAGGTATTTTCACCATCGGTGATCTGGCACAAGTAGACATCGCTTTCCTGCAGGCGCGGTTCGGGCGCAGCAACGGCTGCTGGCTGTATGAGGCTTCCCGGGGCATTGACGAGCGTTCCGTCGTGACTCATGCGGAGCCCAGGTCGATCAGCCGCGAGACGACTTTCGAGCGGGATCTGCATGCGCGTCGCGATCGTCCCATTCTTTCTGAAATTTTCACCGGCCTATGCGCGGGAGTCGCCGAAGATCTTCAGCGCAAGGGCTATGCTGCCCGTACCATCGGCATCAAATTGCGGTATGAAGATTTTCGCACCGTAACCCGCGACATCACGCTCCCAGTTCCCACAGCGAATGCCGCCGTCATTCGCAAGGCAGCCCAGGAATGCCTGCGGCGCGTCTCTCTTGAGCAGAAAATACGGTTGCTTGGCGTTCGCGCGAGCGGGTTGTGTTCCGAGACGCTGGCGCAGAGCGCGGACATGAGTCAGCAAAGGGAACTTCCCCTGGCTGTGCCGGACATCCGATGA